From a region of the Chondrinema litorale genome:
- a CDS encoding LytR/AlgR family response regulator transcription factor → MITCLIVDDEQGAINILKEYIERTPFLKLIETTTNPMEVLQLVNNHQIDLIFMDIQMPHLTGIDLIKMLGGKCKVIFTTAYSEFAIEGFEYEALDYLLKPIPFQRFLTAAQKALNKDIFNMPDWQPEENEDDYIFVKTENKGKMVKVNFKDITYVEGLKNYVSIYTSDGERVVTLLNIKDLKARLPEKKFMRVHRSYIVALDQIKAVDGNQILLYNMKAYLPLGDTYRQPFFEVLKEKIMGGKK, encoded by the coding sequence ATGATTACATGTCTGATCGTTGACGACGAACAAGGTGCTATTAATATTCTTAAAGAGTATATTGAGCGTACCCCATTTTTAAAACTCATTGAAACCACTACTAACCCCATGGAAGTATTGCAACTGGTAAATAATCACCAGATTGACCTTATTTTTATGGACATCCAAATGCCACATCTTACAGGAATAGATCTTATTAAGATGCTTGGAGGCAAATGTAAAGTAATTTTCACCACAGCTTATAGCGAATTTGCAATTGAAGGTTTCGAATACGAAGCCCTAGATTACTTGCTAAAACCAATTCCTTTTCAACGTTTTTTAACTGCTGCTCAAAAAGCACTTAACAAAGATATTTTCAATATGCCCGATTGGCAGCCAGAAGAAAATGAAGACGATTACATCTTTGTAAAAACAGAGAACAAGGGAAAAATGGTGAAGGTCAATTTTAAAGACATTACCTATGTAGAAGGTCTTAAGAATTATGTTTCCATTTATACTAGCGATGGTGAAAGAGTTGTAACACTACTGAATATTAAAGATCTAAAAGCAAGACTACCAGAAAAGAAATTTATGCGAGTACATCGCTCTTACATTGTAGCATTAGATCAGATAAAAGCGGTAGATGGTAACCAGATTCTACTTTATAATATGAAAGCCTATCTACCACTAGGAGATACTTACCGTCAACCATTTTTTGAGGTGCTGAAAGAGAAAATTATGGGCGGCAAAAAATAA